ATGTTCCGCAGGTGGAGGAACATGCTGCAGCCCACTGTGAGTGAGCCCTATCTGTCAACGTGGGCGATTGACAGACAGAGCCGCTCCGGAATTAAGCAGCCAGAGCGTAGTTTTCGTTATTGTTGCCAGTTATTATTAGGTGTCGTTTTTACGAGGCCGACCCCTCGGCTCGCAGCTAATGCTCGATCTATCCCCGTCGAATCCATTACGCCCCCATGGGACGTTTAATAATAACATATTTTTGGTTACAATGCAAGCCCAAGATGAGCTTTACATTCTTTGTCTTTCACGGAAGGCCCGTTCAATTTCACGCTGGGCATCCCGCTTTTTCATGGTTTCCCGCTTGTCATACAACTTCTTACCTTTAGCCACAGCCAGATCAATTTTAGCTAATCCCCGCTTAAGATAGATCTTAAGCGGAATAAGGGCATAGCCTTTTTCCTTCGTCAATCCAATCAGCTTGTTAATCTCCCGTTTATGCAATAGGAGCTTGCGTGTCCGCAGCGGATCATGGTTGAAGCGATTGCCCTGTTCATAGGGACTTATATGCATATTCATGAGGAATACTTCACCATTTTTTATCCGGGCGAAGCTATCTTTCAAATTAACTTTGCCGGCACGAATCGACTTGATTTCTGTCCCTGTTAACACAATGCCCGCTTCATATGTGTCTTCGATATAGTAATCGTGGCTTGCTTTTTTATTTTGAGCTACAACTTTGATCTCTTCGGCCATCATGACCACCTCTCTCAAGTGGAGGAATAGAAAAACGAGCATTTCTATTATAACAGGGAATGATGGGCATTTCCAAGGAGGAAAAGAGCACATATGTCCGTTCTTTAAAAGAGGAACAATTTTGTGACAACAAGGCCGGAGTGATATAAATCACTCCCCTTTTCATGCCCATTCTGCTAAGATAGAGATGACATTGTTTGCCATTTGAACTAGTAAATATCAAGGAGGGACCATGATGAAGACCAAAAAAATGGGGTTCTTGCTGCTCGCCTTCGGCTTGATGCTCGTATTGACAGCCTGCGGGGGCGGAGATGCTGAAGCACCTGCTGACGATGCTAATGAAACAGAAGAAACTGGCGCTGATACTGGAGAAGCCACACTCGTAGCCCAAGGTGAAGAAGCATATCAAAAATCGTGTATCAGCTGCCATGGTGGTAATCTGGAAGGCGGAGCAGGACCTGCTCTGGCCAACCTCACTTTAAGCAAAGATGAAATTGTTGAAGTGATTAAAAACGGTCAGGGTTCAATGCCACCCAACTTAGCCCCAGGTCAAGAAGAAGCAATTGCCGAGTACTTATTAAGCCAGCAATAAAAACAGAAACCCGCCGCAGAAGGCTAGTCCTTCACTGCGGCGGTTTTTTCTTTTAACACCTGGCCAGGATACCAAACTGTCGGGTTAGTCTGTTCATCTGGGCTAACAGCTATCATTAGCTGCACTTGCTTATCTCTTCTTGTTGCGTTTCTTTTTGCCTTTCGCCTTTTGATTAGTCAAAGCCAATAAGCGCTCTGCTTGCCGGTCACGCTTTTTCTTGGGCCGCTCCCGTCTCGCTTGTGCTTCAACCAATTCAAAGTCTACTGACCGTTCATCCAGATTAACCCCTATCACCCGCACCTTGACACTGTCACCGATGCGAAAGATCCGCCCTGTGCGCTCCCCAATCATGGCGTAGTGTTTATCGTGGAAGTGATAATAATCATCGGTTAAATAGCTGACATGAATCAGTCCTTCTATCGTATTGGGCAATTCAACAAACAGGCCAAATGAGGTGACACCACTGATCACGCCTTCAAATTCTTCGCCAATCTTATCCTGCATAAACTCCGCTTTTTTCAAGTCGTCTGTTTCCCGCTCAGCATCAACGGCCAGACGCTCCCGCCCAGAGGATTGTTCAGCTATGAGAGGCAATTTGTCTGCCCAGTAAGCCTGTGTCTCTTCACTCATGTTCTGCTCAAACAGATAGGTGCGCATCAGGCGGTGGACGATCAAGTCCGGGTAACGGCGAATGGGGGAAGTAAAATGGGTGTAAAATTCAGCAGCCAAACCAAAGTGCCCCACGCTTTCCGGGGAATAGCGAGCCTGTTGCATGGAGCGTAACATCACCGTGCTAATGACCGTTTCTTCCGGTGTATCTTTGATCTGCTCCAAAAGCTGCTGTAATGAACGGGGATGCACCCGGTTAGCCGACCCGCGCACCACATAACCGAAGTTGGTGATAAACTCTAAAAACGCCTGCAGCTTCTCCGGTTTAGGATCCTCATGAATACGGTAGATAAAGGGCACATTCAGCCAGTGAAAATGTGCAGCCACCGTTTCGTTTGCCGCCAACATAAATTCCTCAATAATCTTTTCTGCAATGGAGCGTTCCCTCAAGACCACATCCGTCGGCTTTCCTTCCTCGTCTACCAGGACCTTCGCTTCTTTAAAGTCAAAGTCAATCGCGCCCCGCCGCATGCGCTTGGCACGCAAAATCAGTGCCAACTCTTTCATCAGATCAAAGAACGGGATGAGCTGTTCATAACGCTTTAATACCTCTTCGTCTTCCCGCTCCACAATTTTGCGCACATTGGTATAGGTCATACGCTCCGTGGTACGGATTACACTGGGAAAAAATTCATGGTGAACCACTTCTCCATCCGGTGTAATCTCCATTTGACACGACAAGGTGAGGCGGTCCACTTTAGGATTTAAACTGCAAATGCCGTTGGACAAACGGTGGGGCAGCATGGGAATGACCCGGTCAACCAGGTAGACACTGTTCCCCCTTCTGAATGCTTCCTCATCCAAAGCGGAGCCTTCTTGCACATAGTAGCTGACATCGGCAATATGTACCCCCAGCAAATAGTTGCCCTCTTCGGTTTTGGTCAGGGAGATGGCATCATCCAAGTCTTTGGCATCTTCTCCGTCAATTGTAACGATGGTTTCGTTGCGCAAATCCCGACGGCGCTCAATTTCTGCCGGATCAATCTCGTCGGGAATGGCTTCCGCCTCTTTCATCACTTCTTCAGGAAAAGCTTCTGGCAGCTGATATTTGCGTACGATTGAGAGTATATCCACGCCGGGGTCATTTTTATGACCCAGAATTTCAATCACTTCCCCTTCCGGACTGCGCCGTCCTTGCGGGTACTTGGTCATTTTGACCACCACTTTGTGCCCGTCAGCCGCCCCGTTAATCTTCGCTTTAGGAATAAAAATATCCTGGGCAATATGCTTATCGTCAGGCACGACAAAGCCGTAATACTCCTGATCCTGGAACGTACCGACCACTTCGGTTAAGCCACGTTCCAAAATGCGCACCACTTCCCCTTCCAAGCCCGGTCCCGTGCTTGTCCTGTTCAAACGGACCAGGACGATGTCCCGGTTCATCGCTCCATTTAAATCCTTTTCAGCAATATACACATCAGGATCTTCCGGACGCTCCGGAATCAGAAAGGCAAATCCGCGCCCATGCCCTTGGATGCGTCCCTTGATCAGATTCATCCGTTCCGGCACACCGTAGCGGTTGGTCCGGGTACGGACAATCTCTCCTTCTTCCTCTAACTTATTTAAAAGTTTCATCAGTTTTTTAAACTCAGCCGCAGAATCAACTTCCAACATCTCTTGTAATTCTTCTACACTTAACGGTTTAGTCGCTTGTTCTTCAAAAAACTCAAGCAATGTCGCTTTGTCGATCATGGCTGTCACTCCTTTCTCGTTTAGCATCAAGTATTGTAAAAGGACTGCATCTTGTTTTCGATGCATCGAATAAACTGTGTGACCTTCTCATGCAATCGTTCCTGCTCATGATCCAGGGTAATAATGTGACCTGACTGTTTAAACATGACCAGTTCTTTATCCGTACTGCCCAGTTGCTCATAAAGCATCTGGCCGCTACAAGGATGAACTGTTTCATCCTGCTCCGCCTGAATAATGAGGGCAGGTTGTTTAATGCAGGGAAGCACATGCCGGACATTGTGCATCAACTCTTCCAAACTGACCACACAGGATAAGGGTGTCCGCTCATAGACATAGAGATGTGGCTCAATATGGTCTGCCTTCCGCCCTCTCCGCTTGGCATAAGGCAGAACATACTGGGCATATTTGGCCAAACTAAGGCGGGGATCTCTCACTCTCATCGGTGCACACAAAGTGACAATCCCAACCACCGGCTCATGCTGGGCCACTTTGATCGCCAACAGGCCGCCCATGGACAAGCCAACCACCACAATATGTGCACACCCCTCCTCCAGCAACCTCCGGTAACCCTCTTTGGCACTGACAAACCAATCCACCCAGGTGGTACAGCCCATCTCTTCCGGCGTCAGGCCATGTCCCTTTAACAGAGGGGCATGCACCGTCCAGCCCTCAGCGTGCAGGTGACGGCCAAGGGGCTCGAGCTCCAGTGTGGTCCCTGTAAAACCATGCAATAAGAGCACGCCAACAGGGCTTTGATCTGCTGTAAGCATCAACGGTGCAGGTTGTGCTGGCATCTGCCTCATCGACTCCTCCCCATGCCCACCTTACTTCCTGTCCCATCTGTGGTGGGTATATCAAAAAATTGGCTCACTTTATTAATGACCAGCTCCTGTTCACAATCATGGCAAATAACATGTTTGGATTTTTCCAGCCACACAATTTCCTTACAGGGCGATTTCACTCGCTGGTACACATAGTCGGCACTTCTCGGATCGGCCAGATCATCTTTTTGGCCATGTATGATTAAAACAGGCAGATCAAGTTGATCAATTTCCGGTGTTAATGTGCGCACCAGCTTGCGAAACTGAATCACCGCCCTAAGCGGTGTTTGGGTGATTTTGGCCTTATACCGTTCCAGATTGGCCAGAATGGCCTCGTTGTCTTCCCAGCCCTCACGCAATATATCTGCAACGTCTTTCAGCATTTGTTGCGGATTGGGTGCATAAACGGCTGGACTCAGCAGTACCAGTTTCCTGGCAGGGAAACGGTTGGCCAAATAAGCTGCGATCAAACTGCCCATGGAGAAACCCACCAGATACAGCTCTGAACATTGCCTGGCAAACTGTTCACACTCTTGCTCAGCGTAAGCAATCCAGTCCCGCCATTCCACTCCTCTAAGGCTTTCTCCCTCACCATGTCCAGGCAGGGTAGGTGTATGAATCAACCACTCCGTATGCTGTTTGAAGTGTTCAGCCAACGGCCTCACTTCATGTGGGCTGCCGGTAAAACCATGGATCAACATGCAGCCTTGCACCTGATGTCACCTCTCGTAAGCTAAGAATCCCATGGTTTTATCATACCCGTTTTTTTCCTGTTTCAAAATAAAAAACAGCAGGAACCCTCCTGCTGCTACCTTATGCAACTGCTCCTCGTCTTATTGCACAATATACGCCACGGCCAGTGTTAAAAGAATGAAAAGGGTGCCGAAGACAACGGTCAGTTTGCCCAATAAGGCATCAATACCGCGGGCTTTTGTCTTGCCCATCAGCTGCTCAGAAGCCCCGCTGATGGCCCCTGACAGACCAGCACTGCGTCCGGATTGCAATAATACAACTGCAATAAGAGCGAGCGAGATAATCACTAACAAGACTTTCAGCAAGCCAGTCATCTGTTCCACCTCCACTATATCACTATAGTACTATAGCACAGATTGGACAAGGTTTCAAATGATTATACATCACGCATTTTTACTGTTCATGGTCAACAAAATCATCCTCCACCGTCACTTTGATCACTAAAGCCCACTCCACCCTTTGGACCAGCTCCTCGATCGTTTCGCCAATTCGATAATAATCTGAACCCTCTCCAGCCACTAAAACCCAGACAGCCATGCTTTCTCCGGCCTTCACCTCGCGCTTCTCCTGCAAAGTGTGAGGTCGAATGCCAATGGGGCCTTCAAAGACCGGAATGTCAAATCTTGCGCTAGCGTATCCTGATTCATCAGTAAAAGCAACGGAGACGAAATACTGGCTTTGATCCTCGTCAGACTCCCTTAAAGCCACTGAAAATTCACCATAAAATCCTCCACCAAACTCTTCCTCAATCCCCATCCCCAATGCCCCTTACAATAAATGCAAAACATAACAACAGGCCACACCACCGTATTTGAAACATTGACAGTCCCCCCTCTAGTGTTTTTGATTCTGTAGTCCCAAGCGCGAATATACATACTTCCCATTTCCGTGGTAATTTTTATTATTGATGTGTATAATGAGCAAAAGGTTTGCAACACCTATGAAGAGGCTATATGATAAATACGAAAGGAGGCGTTATATATGTACGAAATTGCCATTATCGGTGCAGGTCCT
The Caldalkalibacillus uzonensis genome window above contains:
- the smpB gene encoding SsrA-binding protein SmpB, whose product is MMAEEIKVVAQNKKASHDYYIEDTYEAGIVLTGTEIKSIRAGKVNLKDSFARIKNGEVFLMNMHISPYEQGNRFNHDPLRTRKLLLHKREINKLIGLTKEKGYALIPLKIYLKRGLAKIDLAVAKGKKLYDKRETMKKRDAQREIERAFRERQRM
- a CDS encoding alpha/beta hydrolase, with protein sequence MQGCMLIHGFTGSPHEVRPLAEHFKQHTEWLIHTPTLPGHGEGESLRGVEWRDWIAYAEQECEQFARQCSELYLVGFSMGSLIAAYLANRFPARKLVLLSPAVYAPNPQQMLKDVADILREGWEDNEAILANLERYKAKITQTPLRAVIQFRKLVRTLTPEIDQLDLPVLIIHGQKDDLADPRSADYVYQRVKSPCKEIVWLEKSKHVICHDCEQELVINKVSQFFDIPTTDGTGSKVGMGRSR
- a CDS encoding alpha/beta hydrolase, which codes for MPAQPAPLMLTADQSPVGVLLLHGFTGTTLELEPLGRHLHAEGWTVHAPLLKGHGLTPEEMGCTTWVDWFVSAKEGYRRLLEEGCAHIVVVGLSMGGLLAIKVAQHEPVVGIVTLCAPMRVRDPRLSLAKYAQYVLPYAKRRGRKADHIEPHLYVYERTPLSCVVSLEELMHNVRHVLPCIKQPALIIQAEQDETVHPCSGQMLYEQLGSTDKELVMFKQSGHIITLDHEQERLHEKVTQFIRCIENKMQSFYNT
- the rnr gene encoding ribonuclease R gives rise to the protein MIDKATLLEFFEEQATKPLSVEELQEMLEVDSAAEFKKLMKLLNKLEEEGEIVRTRTNRYGVPERMNLIKGRIQGHGRGFAFLIPERPEDPDVYIAEKDLNGAMNRDIVLVRLNRTSTGPGLEGEVVRILERGLTEVVGTFQDQEYYGFVVPDDKHIAQDIFIPKAKINGAADGHKVVVKMTKYPQGRRSPEGEVIEILGHKNDPGVDILSIVRKYQLPEAFPEEVMKEAEAIPDEIDPAEIERRRDLRNETIVTIDGEDAKDLDDAISLTKTEEGNYLLGVHIADVSYYVQEGSALDEEAFRRGNSVYLVDRVIPMLPHRLSNGICSLNPKVDRLTLSCQMEITPDGEVVHHEFFPSVIRTTERMTYTNVRKIVEREDEEVLKRYEQLIPFFDLMKELALILRAKRMRRGAIDFDFKEAKVLVDEEGKPTDVVLRERSIAEKIIEEFMLAANETVAAHFHWLNVPFIYRIHEDPKPEKLQAFLEFITNFGYVVRGSANRVHPRSLQQLLEQIKDTPEETVISTVMLRSMQQARYSPESVGHFGLAAEFYTHFTSPIRRYPDLIVHRLMRTYLFEQNMSEETQAYWADKLPLIAEQSSGRERLAVDAERETDDLKKAEFMQDKIGEEFEGVISGVTSFGLFVELPNTIEGLIHVSYLTDDYYHFHDKHYAMIGERTGRIFRIGDSVKVRVIGVNLDERSVDFELVEAQARRERPKKKRDRQAERLLALTNQKAKGKKKRNKKR
- a CDS encoding c-type cytochrome — its product is MKTKKMGFLLLAFGLMLVLTACGGGDAEAPADDANETEETGADTGEATLVAQGEEAYQKSCISCHGGNLEGGAGPALANLTLSKDEIVEVIKNGQGSMPPNLAPGQEEAIAEYLLSQQ
- the secG gene encoding preprotein translocase subunit SecG; amino-acid sequence: MTGLLKVLLVIISLALIAVVLLQSGRSAGLSGAISGASEQLMGKTKARGIDALLGKLTVVFGTLFILLTLAVAYIVQ